From Sphingomonas hengshuiensis, one genomic window encodes:
- a CDS encoding dipeptide epimerase — MQIEIALERWPMRAPFHIAGKSFVDAQIVTVEVTEGTHRGRGEACGVYYTNDTADRIVAQLEQVRAHADRLDREAVQTLLPAGGARNALDCALWELEAAQSGKSVWQLAGLSSVRPLKTVFTIGIDAPDAMAASARAMTHAPAIKLKLAGDGVDADRVRAVRAARPDAWLAVDANRGFDRAGFVDILPVFHEVGIALIEQPLAIGREQDMRGIDRRIPLAADESVQDIDDLAPLVGLFDIVNIKLDKCGGLTHALRMEADARKLGFQVMVGNMTGTSWSQAPGFVLGQRCDYVDLDGPTFLASDRSPAVRYADGYIFCPDTIWGRGAA, encoded by the coding sequence ATGCAGATCGAAATAGCCCTTGAGCGCTGGCCGATGCGCGCGCCGTTCCACATCGCCGGAAAGAGCTTTGTCGATGCCCAGATCGTCACGGTCGAAGTCACCGAGGGCACCCACCGCGGCCGGGGCGAGGCATGCGGCGTCTATTACACCAACGACACCGCCGACCGGATCGTCGCCCAGCTCGAACAGGTGCGCGCGCACGCCGACCGGCTCGACCGCGAAGCGGTGCAGACGCTCCTGCCGGCGGGGGGTGCGCGCAACGCGCTCGACTGCGCATTATGGGAGTTGGAGGCCGCGCAATCCGGCAAAAGCGTTTGGCAACTCGCGGGGCTCTCCTCGGTTCGCCCGCTGAAGACGGTATTCACGATCGGCATCGACGCGCCGGATGCGATGGCGGCGTCGGCGCGCGCGATGACGCACGCCCCGGCGATCAAGCTCAAGCTCGCCGGGGACGGCGTCGATGCCGATCGCGTGCGTGCCGTGCGCGCCGCGCGACCCGATGCGTGGCTGGCGGTCGACGCCAATCGCGGGTTCGACCGCGCGGGCTTCGTCGACATCCTGCCGGTGTTCCACGAGGTCGGGATCGCGCTGATCGAACAGCCGCTGGCGATCGGGCGCGAGCAGGACATGCGCGGCATCGACCGCCGGATACCGCTGGCCGCGGACGAAAGCGTCCAGGACATCGACGACCTCGCGCCGCTGGTCGGGCTGTTCGACATCGTCAACATCAAGCTCGATAAGTGCGGCGGGCTGACCCACGCATTGCGCATGGAGGCCGACGCTCGAAAGCTGGGGTTCCAGGTCATGGTCGGCAACATGACGGGGACGTCCTGGTCGCAGGCGCCCGGCTTCGTGCTCGGCCAGCGGTGCGACTATGTCGACCTTGACGGGCCGACCTTCCTGGCGAGCGATCGGTCGCCGGCGGTGCGTTATGCCGACGGGTATATCTTCTGCCCCGACACGATTTGGGGCCGCGGCGCCGCATAG
- a CDS encoding alpha/beta fold hydrolase, which yields MAWAILLGCGMAGQAAAAAKDPPGSEHRDVLVQGHLMHFELSRGSNPDRVILLEAGATLSSTEWTEVMRRLRSRTNATIIAYDRAGMGRSAPLRTRYDVRQEVSRLHDALRQLGLAREMVLVGHSYGGFLIQLYANLYPREVAGMVYVEAVTVSGLGGVAGATLFRNAISDAIRAGTNQFSDPRLAEGYVRTMKTLMRNPPPCGIPVAVITRGPRDMAITDPLLQRWRDGHAALAATTGGTLIHAARSGHVVPVDDPDLVADAILGVNDRAGRARADPRKCALPNG from the coding sequence ATGGCCTGGGCGATCCTGCTGGGCTGCGGCATGGCGGGACAGGCGGCGGCTGCAGCCAAGGACCCGCCGGGCAGCGAGCACAGGGACGTGCTGGTCCAGGGCCACCTTATGCATTTCGAACTGTCGCGCGGGTCCAATCCCGACCGGGTCATCCTGCTGGAGGCCGGCGCCACGCTCTCCTCGACCGAATGGACCGAGGTGATGCGCCGCCTTCGGAGCAGGACCAACGCGACGATCATCGCCTATGACCGGGCCGGCATGGGGCGCAGCGCGCCGCTGCGCACGCGCTACGACGTCCGGCAGGAGGTGTCCCGGCTGCACGATGCGCTGCGCCAACTGGGCCTGGCCAGGGAGATGGTGCTGGTCGGGCACAGCTATGGCGGCTTCCTGATCCAGCTCTACGCCAATCTCTACCCGCGCGAAGTGGCCGGGATGGTCTATGTCGAGGCAGTCACCGTTTCGGGGCTGGGCGGCGTGGCGGGGGCGACGCTGTTCCGAAACGCGATCTCCGACGCGATCCGGGCGGGCACCAACCAGTTTTCCGATCCGCGGCTGGCGGAGGGCTATGTCAGGACGATGAAGACGCTGATGCGCAATCCCCCGCCCTGCGGCATCCCCGTCGCGGTCATCACCCGCGGTCCGCGCGACATGGCGATCACCGACCCGCTGCTGCAACGCTGGCGCGACGGGCATGCCGCGCTGGCAGCGACAACGGGCGGCACGCTGATCCATGCAGCAAGAAGCGGGCATGTCGTGCCGGTCGACGATCCCGACCTGGTCGCCGATGCGATACTCGGGGTGAACGATCGGGCCGGACGCGCGCGTGCCGACCCGCGCAAATGCGCGCTGCCGAACGGCTAA
- a CDS encoding amidase family protein produces the protein MIDGADMLDAGTGLNAADAFAIGRLDAHDQAALVKTGELTPADLVDAAILRIEHLDAALNVMTFKDYDRARARARATDMRGAMAGVPWLLKDGLDYPGMPNRSGSRSKRDAAPGTIEFPFTRAFDDAGLIPLGKTNAPEFGLLPTTEPLLYGAARNPWSLDRSPGGSSGGAAAAVASGMVPVAHAADGGGSIRIPASCCGLVGLKPGRGANVRARDPHVLEDLLACDVLLSRSVRDVSWAYATAAGGIDMPVAPVARRLRVAVIADTLDGAAPSPQVAAVLRQAADLCASLGHDVVAAPLPADGPGVAACFRTLWRYLARDAVAHVVSRMGEAAAEAALEPWTRDLARHGETLGTADLEGALGQICAASDAFARFFTQYDIVLSPVLRHPALAIGDLAPDRSFEHIMERMFDYVSYTPLQNLTGLPALSLPLYLGADGVPIGSMFTAARGQEALLLELAFELEAALPWKHRWPAHSIGTEVPR, from the coding sequence ATGATCGACGGGGCCGATATGCTGGATGCTGGAACGGGTTTGAACGCGGCGGATGCGTTTGCGATCGGGCGGCTTGATGCCCATGATCAGGCGGCGCTGGTCAAAACGGGCGAACTGACCCCGGCGGACCTGGTCGACGCCGCGATCCTGCGGATCGAGCATCTCGATGCCGCGCTGAACGTCATGACCTTCAAGGATTACGATCGTGCCCGTGCCCGTGCGCGCGCAACCGATATGCGCGGGGCGATGGCCGGGGTGCCCTGGCTGCTGAAGGACGGGCTGGACTATCCCGGCATGCCCAATCGAAGCGGCTCGCGTTCGAAGCGGGACGCTGCGCCGGGGACGATCGAATTCCCCTTCACAAGGGCGTTTGACGATGCCGGGCTGATCCCGCTGGGCAAGACCAACGCCCCCGAATTCGGACTTTTGCCGACGACCGAGCCCTTGCTCTATGGCGCGGCCCGCAATCCCTGGTCGCTCGATCGCTCGCCGGGCGGTTCGTCCGGTGGCGCCGCCGCGGCAGTCGCGTCGGGGATGGTGCCCGTCGCGCATGCGGCGGACGGCGGCGGCTCGATCCGCATTCCGGCGAGCTGCTGCGGACTGGTCGGGCTGAAGCCGGGGCGGGGGGCGAATGTGCGGGCGCGCGACCCGCATGTCCTGGAGGACCTGCTCGCCTGCGACGTCCTGCTGTCGCGCAGCGTGCGCGACGTGTCCTGGGCCTATGCCACCGCCGCAGGAGGCATCGACATGCCGGTCGCGCCGGTCGCGCGCCGGCTGCGCGTGGCGGTGATCGCGGACACTCTCGACGGCGCGGCGCCGTCGCCGCAGGTTGCTGCGGTGCTCCGCCAGGCGGCCGATCTCTGCGCGTCGCTGGGGCATGATGTCGTCGCGGCGCCACTGCCCGCGGACGGGCCGGGCGTTGCCGCCTGTTTCCGGACGCTGTGGCGCTATCTGGCCCGCGATGCGGTGGCGCATGTCGTCAGCCGGATGGGCGAGGCGGCGGCCGAGGCGGCGCTCGAGCCCTGGACCCGCGACCTGGCACGGCATGGCGAAACGCTGGGCACCGCCGATCTCGAAGGCGCGCTGGGCCAGATCTGCGCGGCGTCCGACGCCTTTGCCCGCTTCTTCACGCAATACGACATCGTCCTCTCTCCCGTCCTGCGCCATCCCGCGCTGGCAATCGGCGATCTGGCGCCGGACCGCTCGTTCGAGCACATCATGGAGCGGATGTTCGACTATGTTTCCTATACGCCGCTCCAGAACCTGACGGGCCTGCCCGCCCTTTCGCTGCCGCTCTATCTCGGTGCCGATGGGGTTCCGATCGGGAGCATGTTCACGGCGGCGCGCGGTCAGGAGGCCCTTCTGCTCGAACTCGCATTCGAGCTGGAGGCGGCGCTGCCGTGGAAGCATCGCTGGCCGGCCCATTCCATCGGCACGGAGGTTCCCCGGTGA